TGGCTACAGGCTAAAAGAATCTTTCTTGGTGACGGGCAGCCAGGACTGCACTGTGAAGCTGTGGCCCCTCCCTGAAGCCCTGTTGTCCAAGAACACAGCTGTGGACAGTGGCCCAATGCTTCTGCAGGCCCAGACCACCCAGCGCTGCCATGACAAAGTAGCCGCACATGGCCTCTGGGATGGGGTGTGGCTGATCCCTAGCTTGGAGTGAGTGTCTGAGTTTTACCACCTGCTCTCATCACCAGGACATCAACAGTCTGGCTGTCTCCCCCAATGACAAGCTGTTAGCCACGGGCTCACAGGACCGCACAGCTAAGCTCTGGGCCTTGCCTCAGTGCCAATTGTTGGGTGTTTTTTCCGGCCACCGACGTGGCCTCTGGAATGTCCAGTTCTCACCCACAGACCAGGTGCTAGCCACAGCCTCTGCTGATGGCACCATCAAGCTCTGGGCACTGCAGGACTTCAGTTGTCTCAAAGTAAGTGTTTCCCCTTGTCCTGTTTCCCCCTCTGGTAACAGTTCATACTCATAAGGCTTGggttcctctctttctcccctgcaGACCTTTGAGGGCCATGATGCTTCTGTGCTGAAGGTGGCCTTTGTGAGCCGTGGCTCACAGCTGCTGTCTAGGTGAGTGGGCTAGGAGAGGGCTGGGGGTGTGTAGTGGGGGTCATGCCTCAAAACTAAGTCCTTCCGTTTTCAACCTCAGTGGTTCTGATGGGCTTCTGAAGCTGTGGACCATTAAGAGCAATGAGTGTGTGCGGACACTGGATGCTCATGAAGATAAGGTCTGGGGGCTGCACTGTAGCCGACTAGATGACCACGCCATCACTGGGGGCAGTGACTCCCGAATCATTCTCTGGAAGGTTGTGAATCCTAAGGGGTGGGATGAGGCAGGGCACGGGACAGCACTGGGGCTTGTCTGATCCTAATTTGATCCCAGGATGTGACAGAGGCCGAGCAGGCAGAAGAGCAGGCCAAACGGGAAGAGCAGGTGATCAAGTAAGTCTGGGCTCAGTGGCACCTGCTGCATACCCTCAGCAGACCTCTTCATGCCCACAGCACCCTTGCACGTCTACAGCATAGCATCTCCTAGAGCCCTCAGCAGCGGTAGCCCCTGTGAGGCATAGGAAGCAGGTTGAGGTAGGGCTCACACCTGTGGCTCTTGGGCCCAGCCAGTGTCGCCGATTGATGTCTTTTTCCTCTATCCCACCAGGCAGCAAGAACTGGACAACCTGCTCCATGAGAAGCGGTATCTCCGGGCACTAGGACTTGCCATCTCCCTGGACCGCCCCCACACTGTACTGACTGTTATTCAGGGTCAGTACCTGCCCCAGTGCAGGCTGGGGTTGGGATAGCCCCAGGGACCAACAAACCCTTTCTTTAAGCTGACTTCCCTTCTCACAGCCATCCGGAGGGATCCTGAGGCCTGTGAGAAGCTGGAGGCCACTGTGCTCCAACTGCGACGAGACCAGAAAGGTTGTGGGCAAGCTGGAAGGGATCAGCCAGGGGAGGGGGTGACCTGGTGGGCAGAACACGGTGGAATGACCCAACAAACGGGGTGTCTGTCCCTATACTCACAGAGGCCCTGCTGCGCTTCTGTGTCACGTGGAACACCAACTCCAGACACTGTCACGACGCCCAGGCTGTGCTGGGTGTGCTGCTGCGGCATGAGGCCCCCGAGGAGCTGCTGGCCTATGATGGGGTGCGGGGTACGCTGGAGGCCCTGCTGCCCTATACCGGTATGGGACATGGCCTTAGACCCCGGGACGCCTCTGGTGGGTTCGCAGACAGCCCCCTCTTCCCCCAGCCCCAActcctctgtcttcctccagAGCGGCACTTTCAGCGGCTTAGCCGGACGCTACAAGCAGCCACCTTCTTGGACTTCCTGTGGCACAACATGAAGCTGTCCCCACTCCCTGCTGTTCCCCCAGCCCTGTGAGGCACATAAAAGTTGCACTTTTCTATCTCTGCTTCTCATGTGAATCTGACCAATCTCCCCCAAAATCACTGGCCACATTGGTCCACCGTGATTTCAACTGTAGAAGTTCAAGCCCTCCCACCCCATTTCAAGCCCTCACGGCACAATGAGATTAGGTGAAATCATTTGacttttatttagagaaaatgggaagttgtGGCCCCTTGGCCCTGTCATCCATCCAGCCCCATCCTCTTGGCAGGGCTACACAAATCCTCAAAAGGAACCCAGGGTCCTTTGGTCCTGTCCCAATGCCCTGCGGGTGATGGTGCAGCATCGGCTTTGAATGGCACTCACACAGGGGCGAGTTGGTACTACAGGGGGAACAGGCCTGTCTGCAGCCACCTTGTCTTCCCTGCGTGGGAGCCCTGGCCTGCCCAGGAGGGAACCCAGCCCTTCAGGCTGCAGCAGCACTGCAGGAAACAGACCTTCCTGGCCATTGTACCTACGAGAAAGGCAGGGCTTGGTTAAGGATTTACCTGATGTGCCCCTCCTGCCAGGCAGCACCTGCCATTGCTccaacacacgcatgcacacacgtgtgtgagcacACTGTACCTGCACAGCCACCAGCCGCGATCTGAGGGTTCCAGCACATGCACACGTGCCCCTGCAGGCACTGATAGCTCATCAGTACGACTGCCCTCATAGGCCTGAGTAGCACAGAACTGCATCCCTAGGATGGGTGTTTGGGGGTCACTGGAACTGTAAGGCCAGAGTCCTGACCTTTCTCCTGGTGCCCCACTGTCACCTCCCTCCTGAGCTTGCTCTCAGCCTTGCTGCAGGTCCATTCTTAATGGTGAGCTTATGGTAGAGATGGTCTCATACCTCTGCATTGCAAAGCCAGGCCTGATTCCTGGTCCTGGCCTAGGGCTCCCTCCTCCAGGTAGGGAGCTGGAAACCAGGCCGTCTGCTGATCCTTATTCTCCACCAGCCACCAGCCTGTTcaagaggccaggaaagggctcAGATGCCAAGGCCTGTACCCATCTTGGTCAGAGAgcagatgtttttgtttgtttttggaactcgctgtagaccagactggccctgaactctcagagatccacctgcttctgccttaggtgcttggattaaaggcacgcgccaccatcacccagttgTCCCCAGGTTCTTAATACTGTGGCCCTACCTGATGGATGTCGAAGTAATACATCCAGAATTTCTTGAGCCTGTGTGTGAAAAGGCCTGTCTCTTGTGTCATGGGTGTAGAATGGCTGTAAACAGCGCATGCTCTGAGCCTCCAGGCTATGAATGGTAAGGCTGCTTCCGGGTTGAGATAACGGCTCCTCTGGTGTGGGCAGGATCACCAGGCTGGGCAGGGCAGCCAGCACGTGTGAAAAATGAGAAGACAGACAGGATGGGAACCCCTCTCCCCACCTATGCATAGGCCAGCCCAGCCTTCTCATCCGCCCTTCCAACAAGTGCATGGGCTGGGAGAAGGGTGTATATTAGTCACCTGCCCGGAGGCAGCATAGGCTCCAGATCCAGAGGTCTGGGTGCGAAGAAGTCACTGAGCGCCGAGCTCCTCAATACGTGCTCGGAGGTTGCCAGCAGTGCCTGTACGTAGGTCTTCAGCAGCCGCAACCGCGCCAGGCCTCGGCCAGTATGCCCCCGGCGCGTCAGCAGTGGAGCGTCTGCCCGGGTACCACAGAAACACACTGGGACCACGCCCCCACGCTTGTTTGCCAGACCTCCCCTGTGACCACCCTGTAACCCCTGTAGGCCTGACCAGGAAGCTTGGGAAGTACGCGGTCAGATCTCCGGAGCAGGCCCGCCTCCACTGGGAAGATTTTCTTAAGGCTCTTCTGAGGGGGAGAGGCAGGCATCAGTCTCCAAAAGTGGAGAGAACcccagggagagggaggaagggtcccTAGAAGAGTTCCTACAAGCAGGCAGGGAGGTCGTGTATCTAGAGGCCTCTGGATTGGGGGGTGAGCCCCCCCCAGTTGAAGTAGTCCCAGTGTTACTCACCTGGAGCTGCCTGAACTCATCCCAGCTCCTGCGAACAGACGAATCACTGTTGTCTGACCAGCGCACGGAGAAGACAAATGTCTGCGTGAGGAAAAGTGGAGGTGCCGTCTCCCCTCAGACTCTGTCACCTTACCCTTCGGGCAGGGGAGGAGGGCGGGCCGTGTGGTCCTACCTGGAGTCGCTCCATCTGCACCAGGGCTACCGCATGCGCTGATACCGGGTGTCGTGGACCTGCCATTGTGCCTTCTGCTGGGTGCTCGAAGGGGCTCAGAGCAGCCGGAAGAAGTGAAATGGAATTTCCCCGCACTGCCCTAAACCCGAGTCCCTGCAGAGCGTTCACACCTGgaaacttctcagtttcctgGTTGTTCTTCAAGCACAAAATCTAAGGATTCATCACCGGAGGACtagtgttgggggaggggcaagcCGGGGCAGGTGGGAGGATAAATGAAGTCCTTTGTACTGGAACTGCCCCCGGGGGCCTCTCCTCCCCGAGCCAGCTGAAGAAAGGAGGTAGGCAGTTCCTTGACCAAgtgctgcctcagcctcacctGCCCCCTCGgcctcttcccctccctgctATTACCTCCTCCCAAGGTGTGCCTAACAGCATGgcgttttttttgtgtgtgtgtgttttttttgtggtttttcgagacagggtttctctgtggctttggagcctgtcctggaactagctcttgtagaccaggctggtctcgatccTGGATCCCTtggagatccgcctgactctgcctcccgagtgctgggattaaaggcgtgcgccaccaccgcccggcccaacaGCATGGTTTTTAAATTTGCCTGTGGGCCATATGCTGCTGTCCTCCGAGCCAACTATTTCACCCCTGGGTCCTTTTaggtctggtttttgtttgtttttggggggttgagatagggttttgctaATTTGCAAAGTCTGGCTTTAAACTTGCGATATTCCTGCCAGTGTCCTGAGCATCTGAGGCTCAGACCTGTGTAACAAGGCCATGGCCATGAAACCTACCTCTTTCCTTGGTCAAGTCTTGGCATCGCCTTAAGCAACTGGTTCTTTCAGAAGCATTGGAAGATGTAAGAGCAACAGGAAAGGCTGAGTCCCTACCACTAGGGCCTCACCACCAACAGGTGGCCTGTCGGCCCTACCAACCAGAGCCGCCCTCTACTCATCCACCACAGCCGCCACCTCCTCTCACATAGATGCACACAGAGGAGCCCAACTCTGGCCAGAGGTTCCTCACAACTGGAGAGGTGGGtcagataagagcactggctgctcttccagaggacccaggttcaattcccagtgcccacattggcagctcaccactgtttgtaactctagttccagggaatctgacatactcacacagacatacatgcaggacaaacaccaatgcacataaaataagaattaagaaaaaaagatgggcTGGGCAGATAATtacaggtggtgcacacctttaatcccagcacacaaagggaagcagaggcaggagaatctcttgagtttggggtcagcctggtctaaagaaagaattccaggacaaccaaagatacacacacacactcactctcacaaAATAGGAGAAATactgaaaaatagaaatgggATCAGGTCAAGACAGCTTTGTCCCAAATTGTCCAACGTCTCCTCCTGTTTTAGAGCAAATCCCAGTTTCTAGCATGGTGGTGGGATATTGCCCAACTCTGAA
The Microtus pennsylvanicus isolate mMicPen1 chromosome 11, mMicPen1.hap1, whole genome shotgun sequence genome window above contains:
- the Noxo1 gene encoding NADPH oxidase organizer 1 isoform X2 gives rise to the protein MAGPRHPVSAHAVALVQMERLQTFVFSVRWSDNSDSSVRRSWDEFRQLQSLKKIFPVEAGLLRRSDRVLPKLPDAPLLTRRGHTGRGLARLRLLKTYVQALLATSEHVLRSSALSDFFAPRPLDLEPMLPPGSLVILPTPEEPLSQPGSSLTIHSLEAQSMRCLQPFYTHDTRDRPFHTQAQEILDVLLRHPSGWWLVENKDQQTAWFPAPYLEEGALGQDQESGLALQCRGMQFCATQAYEGSRTDELSVPAGARVHVLEPSDRGWWLCRYNGQEGLFPAVLLQPEGLGSLLGRPGLPRREDKVAADRPVPPVVPTRPCVSAIQSRCCTITRRALGQDQRTLGSF
- the Noxo1 gene encoding NADPH oxidase organizer 1 isoform X1, which produces MAGPRHPVSAHAVALVQMERLQTFVFSVRWSDNSDSSVRRSWDEFRQLQKSLKKIFPVEAGLLRRSDRVLPKLPDAPLLTRRGHTGRGLARLRLLKTYVQALLATSEHVLRSSALSDFFAPRPLDLEPMLPPGSLVILPTPEEPLSQPGSSLTIHSLEAQSMRCLQPFYTHDTRDRPFHTQAQEILDVLLRHPSGWWLVENKDQQTAWFPAPYLEEGALGQDQESGLALQCRGMQFCATQAYEGSRTDELSVPAGARVHVLEPSDRGWWLCRYNGQEGLFPAVLLQPEGLGSLLGRPGLPRREDKVAADRPVPPVVPTRPCVSAIQSRCCTITRRALGQDQRTLGSF